One region of Juglans regia cultivar Chandler chromosome 4, Walnut 2.0, whole genome shotgun sequence genomic DNA includes:
- the LOC109006362 gene encoding allantoate deiminase 2, translating into MTITKQSCLSSRRFLFDYLLLFLLSTAALASIFSDDAEISGRNDLFREILRDEAVERLHELGKVSDADGYLERTFMSPASVRAGNIIRGWMEDAGLRTWVDKMGNVHGRVEGMNASAEALLIGSHLDTVVDAGIFDGSLGIITALSALKVLNINGTLGKLRRPIEVIAFSDEEGVRFHSTFLGSAAVAGILPSTALQISDKRGMTVQEVLKKTSIEITEENLLQLKYDPKSVWGYIEVHIEQGPALEWLGLPLGIVKGIAGQTRLKVIVRGSQGHAGTVPMSMRHDPMAAAAELMVLLESLCKHPKKFLNYDVHCNDISVESLSTSLVCTVGEISAWPNASNVIPGQVTFTVDLRAMDDMGREAVIYELSYQIYQICEKRSVSCIIERKHDANAVICDSELSSNLKSAAYSASKKMIGEVRDEMPSLMSGAGHDAMAMYHLTKVGMLFVRCRGGISHSPAEHVLDDDVWAAALAILDFLETNVN; encoded by the exons ATGATGCTGAAATAAGCGGTAGGAACGACTTGTTTCGCGAAATCCTAAGGGATGAGGCAGTGGAAAGGCTTCATGAGCTTGGTAag GTAAGTGATGCTGATGGCTATCTTGAGAGGACATTCATGAGTCCAGCTTCGGTGAGGGCAGGAAACATTATCCGTGGATGGATGGAGGATGCTGGTTTGAGAAC ATGGGTAGACAAGATGGGCAATGTACATGGTCGAGTGGAGGGAATGAATGCAAGTGCTGAGGCTCTGTTGATTGGATCTCACTTG GATACAGTTGTTGATGCTGGGATATTTGATGGCTCGTTGGGCATAATCACTGCATTATCTGCACTAAAGGTCTTGAATATTAATGGGACATTGGGAAAACTAAGGCGCCCAATTGAG GTGATTGCATTTAGTGATGAGGAGGGAGTGAGGTTTCACTCTACTTTCTTGGGTAGTGCTGCTGTAGCTGGAATTTTACCATCTACAGCCTTGCAGATATCTGATAAGAG AGGTATGACAGTGCAAGAAGTTCTAAAGAAAACCTCCATAGAAATTACAGAGGAAAACCTGTTACAACTCAAGTATGACCCAAAATCTGTCTGGGGTTATATTGAG GTCCACATTGAGCAGGGACCTGCATTAGAATGGCTTGGGCTTCCTCTTGGAATAGTTAAAGGCATAGCTGGACAGACACGACTAAAG GTTATTGTGAGAGGTTCACAGGGGCATGCAGGAACCGTTCCTATGTCTATGCGTCATGATCCTATGGCAGCTGCTGCTGAATTAATGGTGCTGTTGGAAAGTCTCTGTAAACATCCAAAAAAGTTTCTTAATTATGATGTTCATTGCAATGATATATCAGTGGAATCACTTTCCACCTCTCTTGTCTGCACTGTTGGAGAGATATCGGCATGGCCAAATGCAAGCAATGTTATTCCTGGACAG GTGACATTCACAGTGGATTTACGTGCAATGGATGACATGGGACGTGAGGCAGTTATTTATGAACTATCTTATCAGATTTATCAAATATGCGAGAAGCGTTCAGTTTCTTGTATCATTGAGCGTAAG CATGATGCAAATGCAGTGATTTGTGATTCTGAATTGAGTTCTAATCTGAAGTCTGCAGCTTATTCAGCATCGAAGAAAATGATAGGCGAGGTTCGAGATGAAATGCCTTCCTTGATGAGTGGTGCAGGACATGATGCAATGGCTATGTATCATTTAACAAag GTCGGAATGCTGTTTGTCCGCTGTCGTGGAGGCATAAGTCATTCCCCTGCAGAGCATGTCTTGGACGATGATGTTTGGGCGGCTGCTTTGGCAATCTTAGATTTTCTAGAGACAAATGTAAATTAG